In Vibrio sp. STUT-A11, a genomic segment contains:
- a CDS encoding GNAT family N-acetyltransferase — MLNPIKLPLIKRLYKAHYPSGRAKRDELIITASHEGSIVALLRMKSVENYRLLTGMLVVPEYRGTGVGNLLLTHCENKVFTDGDYCFAFMHLETYYSQHGFKTIDSSKLPNSLKMAFQRYVDSGKDLIPMQFIPS, encoded by the coding sequence GTGTTAAATCCCATCAAACTTCCTCTCATTAAGAGGTTGTATAAAGCACACTATCCCTCAGGGCGAGCGAAAAGAGATGAGCTGATCATCACGGCAAGTCATGAAGGATCTATCGTAGCTCTACTGCGTATGAAGAGCGTGGAGAACTATCGATTATTAACTGGGATGCTTGTTGTTCCTGAATATAGGGGAACTGGTGTAGGGAATCTGTTACTGACTCACTGCGAAAACAAAGTTTTCACCGATGGTGATTATTGCTTTGCTTTTATGCACTTAGAGACTTATTACTCTCAACATGGTTTTAAGACCATAGATAGCTCAAAACTCCCAAACTCATTGAAAATGGCCTTTCAGCGCTATGTTGATAGCGGTAAAGATCTCATTCCAATGCAATTCATCCCATCCTAG
- a CDS encoding adenine nucleotide alpha hydrolase, protein MSTPKRVVISWSSGKDSTLTLERLQEDPNYEVVGLYTTYVDDEVPFQATPLEVVKMQADLLHLPLVTIPLPEVFPSNDIYQSTIVTALAKSGLNIQAVAFGDMFCNGIADYRRSYIQPAGWECVFPLLGECSKGLALEIIERGIETMLITTDGEALSSEWCGRWYDKPLVDSLPSHIDPCGENGEFHTLVTSTPSFRGHIELVKLEVEVGERFSHQRYCAKSLPKQI, encoded by the coding sequence ATGAGTACACCAAAACGTGTCGTGATCAGTTGGTCGAGCGGTAAAGATTCCACACTGACGTTAGAAAGGTTGCAAGAAGACCCAAATTACGAAGTAGTTGGACTCTATACAACTTATGTCGACGACGAAGTTCCTTTTCAGGCGACACCTCTTGAAGTGGTAAAGATGCAGGCTGACTTGCTGCATTTGCCGCTCGTAACGATACCTTTGCCTGAAGTGTTTCCAAGCAATGATATCTACCAATCTACCATTGTCACCGCGTTGGCGAAGAGTGGGTTGAACATACAAGCTGTCGCTTTTGGTGACATGTTCTGCAATGGTATAGCCGATTATCGACGTAGCTATATACAACCTGCTGGCTGGGAATGTGTGTTCCCGCTATTAGGGGAGTGTAGCAAGGGCTTAGCTTTGGAAATTATCGAGCGTGGTATTGAAACGATGCTGATCACCACCGATGGAGAAGCCTTGTCATCAGAATGGTGTGGGCGTTGGTATGACAAACCGCTGGTTGATTCGCTCCCAAGTCATATTGACCCGTGTGGAGAAAATGGCGAGTTTCATACCTTGGTGACATCCACCCCTTCATTTCGAGGCCATATAGAACTGGTTAAGCTAGAGGTAGAGGTTGGAGAGAGGTTTAGTCACCAAAGATACTGCGCCAAATCATTGCCAAAACAAATCTAG
- the murI gene encoding glutamate racemase, with translation MRVTNKKKVLVFDSGVGGLSVFKEIHRLLPQLDYLYLFDNQAYPYGELDQSVLISRVNQYVSTLVNAYQVDIVVIACNTASTIVLPSLRKKLSVPVVGVVPAIKPASLLASKGVGLIATPATVTRQYTHRLIRDYAQGKPVELLGSTRLVDIAEEKLRGKEVCIAELKGILEPLRNKVDVAVLGCTHFPLIREEIHQALDGNVTLVDSGEAIARRVKTLLCSGLSMESGEEGTKRIFASAPPWQEDALNVCLAKLGFSPVQVYRLPDVSDR, from the coding sequence GTGCGAGTGACGAATAAGAAAAAGGTTCTGGTGTTTGACTCTGGTGTTGGAGGTCTTTCTGTATTTAAAGAAATCCATCGTCTATTGCCACAACTGGATTACCTCTATCTATTCGACAATCAAGCTTACCCATATGGAGAACTCGATCAGAGTGTTCTTATCTCACGAGTAAACCAATACGTATCTACGCTAGTTAATGCCTATCAGGTAGATATTGTTGTTATTGCATGTAACACCGCCAGCACCATCGTACTTCCTTCATTGCGTAAAAAACTCTCTGTTCCGGTTGTTGGGGTAGTGCCAGCGATCAAACCTGCGTCATTACTCGCTTCTAAAGGCGTAGGGCTTATTGCGACTCCTGCTACGGTGACGCGACAATACACACACAGATTGATTCGTGACTATGCTCAGGGAAAACCGGTCGAGCTATTGGGTTCAACCCGCCTGGTCGATATAGCGGAAGAAAAGCTACGTGGTAAAGAAGTTTGTATTGCAGAATTAAAGGGCATCTTAGAACCGCTACGTAATAAAGTGGATGTTGCCGTATTAGGTTGCACTCACTTCCCACTTATCAGAGAAGAAATTCACCAAGCGCTGGATGGCAATGTGACCTTAGTTGATTCAGGAGAAGCGATAGCACGTCGAGTGAAGACGCTATTGTGTAGCGGGCTGAGTATGGAGAGCGGAGAAGAGGGAACTAAGAGAATTTTTGCCAGTGCACCTCCTTGGCAAGAAGATGCACTGAATGTGTGTTTGGCGAAATTAGGTTTTAGTCCTGTTCAGGTTTATCGCCTTCCGGATGTTTCGGATCGTTAG
- the birA gene encoding bifunctional biotin--[acetyl-CoA-carboxylase] ligase/biotin operon repressor BirA, translated as MRKEHATKLHILKTLSDGEFHSGEALGHDLGISRAAIAKHIKGLSEWGVDIYRIQGRGYQLAHPMQLLDEARLTDSSEPKLELIPVIDSTNQYLLERVNESEKGRVCVAEYQASGRGRRGRQWVSPFGSNLYLSMYWRLDAGMAAAMGLSLVIGIAAVEALEEMGIQGVKLKWPNDLYYQDKKLAGILVEMSGQAGGAANLVIGMGLNIGMPDKQPDIDQPWTTLNQVCADLSLDRTQLSLTLIEHWKTILLDYEMMGLAGFVDRWNRLDNFIGRPVKLLMGAREVKGIVQGIDQQGGVVLETENGLETYIGGEISLRKGD; from the coding sequence ATGAGAAAAGAGCATGCAACAAAACTACATATCCTGAAAACACTCAGTGATGGCGAGTTCCATTCCGGTGAAGCCTTAGGTCATGACCTTGGTATCTCAAGAGCGGCCATTGCTAAGCATATCAAAGGCCTGAGTGAATGGGGTGTGGATATATACCGTATTCAAGGACGTGGTTATCAATTGGCTCATCCGATGCAACTGTTAGACGAGGCGAGACTCACGGATAGCTCCGAGCCAAAACTGGAGTTAATCCCTGTGATTGATTCCACCAACCAGTACTTGTTAGAGCGGGTGAATGAATCCGAAAAAGGCCGTGTTTGTGTCGCTGAGTACCAAGCTAGCGGTCGTGGCCGTCGTGGTCGCCAATGGGTTTCTCCGTTTGGCTCCAACTTATATTTGTCTATGTACTGGCGTCTTGATGCGGGGATGGCCGCAGCAATGGGCTTGAGTCTCGTTATTGGTATCGCTGCGGTTGAAGCATTAGAGGAGATGGGCATCCAAGGCGTTAAGCTCAAGTGGCCGAACGATCTCTATTATCAAGATAAAAAGCTAGCGGGCATTCTGGTAGAAATGTCAGGCCAAGCCGGTGGCGCGGCTAATCTCGTAATAGGAATGGGTCTAAACATTGGTATGCCAGATAAACAGCCTGATATTGACCAGCCCTGGACGACGCTCAATCAAGTGTGTGCTGATCTCAGCTTAGATAGAACGCAGCTTTCTTTGACGCTAATTGAGCATTGGAAGACGATATTGCTCGATTACGAAATGATGGGACTGGCAGGCTTTGTCGATCGCTGGAATCGTCTCGACAACTTCATTGGCCGCCCGGTCAAACTCTTAATGGGAGCCAGAGAAGTGAAGGGGATTGTTCAAGGTATTGATCAGCAAGGTGGTGTGGTTCTGGAAACCGAAAATGGATTGGAGACCTACATTGGTGGTGAAATTTCTTTGAGAAAAGGGGATTGA
- a CDS encoding RNA-binding protein, which yields MTSKKNLILSAGLAVIGGVIFSQFAVSPVLSFLIGVVATAFLFSFSSQTPIDQSTDSDPSTKTLYVGNLPYKANESHVRDLFAEYGQVYAVRLMKDKRTGKRRGFGFVVMAAADAEPAIAKLNEKLYMDRTLKVRIANDPKHPEGDKPEQD from the coding sequence ATGACGTCTAAAAAAAATCTGATTTTATCTGCCGGGTTGGCCGTCATTGGGGGAGTCATCTTCTCTCAATTCGCCGTTTCACCCGTACTGAGCTTTCTTATCGGTGTTGTCGCTACTGCTTTTCTGTTTTCATTTTCTAGCCAGACACCAATTGATCAATCAACCGACTCTGACCCATCAACCAAAACCTTGTATGTCGGAAACCTGCCTTATAAGGCAAATGAAAGTCATGTTCGCGATTTATTTGCGGAATATGGACAAGTCTATGCCGTGCGCTTAATGAAAGATAAACGTACTGGTAAAAGAAGAGGATTTGGATTTGTTGTGATGGCTGCTGCAGATGCTGAACCGGCCATCGCTAAGTTAAATGAAAAGTTATATATGGATCGTACGCTTAAAGTACGCATCGCTAACGATCCGAAACATCCGGAAGGCGATAAACCTGAACAGGACTAA
- the murB gene encoding UDP-N-acetylmuramate dehydrogenase — protein sequence MQIKTNASLKAYHTFGIEQTCSYLAVVESVDDVIQLFQEPAFKSLPKLFLGKGSNVLFTEHYEGLVIVNRLLGKVVVETDEHYLLHIEGGEDWPELVSWCVERGLGGIENLALIPGCAGSAPIQNIGAYGLELKDVCDYVDILDLTTFESRRMSADECEFGYRDSIFKHALYGECFISAVGLKLNKEWKPINQYGPLQSIPTEKLSPASIFERVCQIRQEKLPDPAKVGNAGSFFKNPVISQDHYDRLVEAHHDLVAYPAENGMKVAAGWLIDQCALKGISVNGAQVNPLQALVLTNVDNCSAQDVLALASLVKQTVWNNYQIELEHEVRFINRGGETNLAEIEAAQ from the coding sequence ATGCAAATTAAAACAAATGCGAGCCTTAAGGCTTATCACACTTTTGGTATCGAACAGACATGTTCGTATTTAGCCGTCGTTGAGTCTGTTGACGATGTTATTCAACTTTTTCAGGAGCCTGCTTTCAAAAGCTTACCTAAGCTATTCCTGGGCAAGGGGAGTAATGTACTGTTCACTGAGCATTACGAAGGCCTGGTTATCGTCAATAGACTGCTTGGCAAAGTAGTAGTAGAGACTGACGAGCATTACTTGCTACATATCGAAGGTGGTGAAGATTGGCCTGAATTAGTTTCCTGGTGTGTTGAGCGAGGCTTAGGTGGCATAGAAAACCTAGCGCTCATCCCTGGTTGTGCAGGTTCTGCGCCAATCCAAAACATTGGTGCTTACGGATTAGAATTGAAAGACGTTTGTGACTATGTGGATATCTTAGATCTCACGACGTTTGAATCGCGACGCATGAGCGCAGATGAGTGCGAATTTGGTTATCGTGACTCTATCTTTAAGCATGCTTTGTATGGTGAATGTTTTATTTCCGCTGTTGGGCTTAAGCTGAACAAAGAATGGAAACCGATCAATCAATACGGTCCTTTGCAAAGTATTCCTACCGAAAAGTTAAGTCCAGCATCCATATTTGAACGTGTTTGCCAGATTCGCCAAGAGAAATTGCCTGATCCTGCGAAAGTGGGTAATGCAGGCAGCTTTTTTAAGAACCCAGTGATCTCGCAAGATCATTATGATCGACTGGTTGAGGCGCATCATGATCTGGTGGCGTACCCTGCAGAGAATGGAATGAAAGTTGCTGCGGGTTGGCTCATTGATCAATGTGCTCTTAAAGGGATCTCTGTTAATGGCGCGCAAGTTAACCCTTTGCAGGCATTAGTGCTGACAAACGTGGACAACTGCAGTGCGCAAGATGTACTGGCTCTGGCATCTCTCGTTAAGCAGACGGTATGGAATAATTACCAGATAGAGCTCGAGCATGAAGTTCGGTTTATCAATCGTGGTGGTGAAACCAATCTTGCTGAGATAGAGGCTGCGCAATGA
- the coaA gene encoding type I pantothenate kinase — translation MSPFLSFDRANWAELRNSVPMTLSEEDLTALQGINENLTMEEAVEIYLPLSRLLNLYVQARQSRNTVLQQFLNTEEHAPPFVIGIAGSVAVGKSTTARILKALLSRWENHPKVTLVTTDGFLYPKKVLEEKSIMHRKGFPESYDIKRLVEFMSDVKAGKPDLEVPVYSHITYDITGELKKVDRPDVLIIEGLNVLQSGMDYPHDPHRVFVSDFLDFSIYVDAESETIEQWYVDRFLKFRRGAFTKPGSYFSHYTQLSTEEAKSKAREIWQSINGLNLEHNILPTRERAHLILHKGGNHLVDKVSLRK, via the coding sequence ATGAGTCCATTTTTGTCATTTGACCGTGCCAACTGGGCAGAACTAAGAAACTCTGTGCCAATGACACTTTCTGAAGAGGACTTAACTGCGCTTCAGGGCATAAATGAAAACCTCACCATGGAGGAGGCAGTAGAAATCTACCTGCCATTGTCTCGACTATTAAATTTGTATGTACAAGCTCGCCAGAGTCGCAATACGGTTCTTCAACAGTTTTTGAATACCGAAGAACATGCCCCTCCCTTTGTCATTGGAATCGCAGGCAGTGTCGCGGTAGGTAAAAGCACAACAGCCCGAATTCTCAAGGCGCTACTTTCTCGCTGGGAAAACCATCCTAAAGTAACTTTAGTGACGACGGACGGCTTTTTGTATCCAAAAAAAGTTTTGGAAGAAAAAAGCATCATGCATCGCAAAGGTTTTCCCGAATCCTACGATATCAAACGCTTAGTTGAATTTATGTCAGATGTAAAAGCCGGGAAGCCTGATCTTGAAGTTCCTGTCTACTCGCACATTACTTATGACATTACCGGTGAGCTTAAAAAAGTCGACAGACCTGATGTTCTGATCATTGAAGGGTTAAACGTATTACAGAGCGGGATGGATTATCCACACGATCCCCATCGAGTGTTCGTTTCAGACTTCCTGGATTTCTCTATTTATGTCGATGCAGAGTCTGAAACCATTGAACAGTGGTATGTGGACAGATTTTTGAAGTTCCGCCGAGGGGCTTTTACCAAACCAGGGTCTTATTTTAGTCACTATACTCAGTTGTCGACTGAAGAAGCGAAAAGTAAAGCAAGAGAGATCTGGCAGAGTATTAATGGGCTTAACTTAGAGCACAATATTCTTCCTACCCGAGAAAGAGCCCATCTGATCTTACATAAAGGGGGTAACCACCTGGTAGACAAGGTGTCTCTTCGAAAGTAA
- the pssA gene encoding CDP-diacylglycerol--serine O-phosphatidyltransferase produces MIVSRNPFEQLPSLAVNPEDFDVLYSAQEFRTRLLDAISKATSRIYLVALYLEDDEAGREILTALYEAKQRNPGLDINICVDWHRAQRGLIGAETSEGNSALYKAYAQKYQHRIPVYGIPVRGREVFGVLHLKGFIVDDTVIYSGASLNNVYLNYHGRYRFDRYHVIRNEPLADSMAQFIQNEMIAHPAVNDLANHYKPETKEIKSAIRQLRASLSQASYQFESKTETEQDVKVTPLVGLGKRRNILNQQIVKLLAAAQNEIFICTPYFNFPKAIHREVKRAMKRGVKVTIVVGDKIANDFYISPEEDFKTIGGLPYLYEVNLRRFAKANEANIAARKLSIHLWKHDNNSFHLKGIWVDKRYMLLTGNNLNPRAWSLDLENGLLIQDNYAQLTDKFEEEVSRILEHTHLICTYRQLEKVEDYPFGVQKLVRKITRLKADGVLKRIL; encoded by the coding sequence ATGATAGTAAGTAGGAATCCATTCGAACAGTTGCCAAGCCTCGCAGTAAATCCTGAGGACTTTGACGTTCTGTATTCTGCACAAGAATTCAGAACTCGCCTTCTGGATGCGATAAGCAAAGCAACGTCACGAATTTACCTAGTCGCTCTATATCTGGAAGATGACGAGGCTGGACGTGAAATACTCACAGCACTTTACGAGGCGAAGCAACGTAATCCAGGGCTGGACATCAATATCTGTGTAGATTGGCACCGAGCACAACGAGGTTTGATTGGTGCAGAAACCTCTGAAGGTAATTCAGCCCTTTATAAGGCATACGCTCAAAAATACCAACACAGAATTCCTGTATATGGCATTCCCGTACGTGGTCGAGAAGTTTTTGGTGTTCTGCATTTGAAAGGCTTCATTGTCGATGACACCGTCATTTACAGCGGAGCAAGCCTCAATAATGTCTATCTGAACTATCACGGTCGGTATCGCTTTGATCGCTACCATGTTATTCGCAATGAGCCTCTCGCAGACTCAATGGCGCAATTTATTCAAAATGAGATGATCGCTCATCCAGCAGTTAATGACCTTGCTAACCATTACAAGCCAGAAACAAAAGAAATCAAATCGGCTATTCGCCAACTACGCGCTTCACTATCTCAAGCAAGTTATCAGTTCGAAAGTAAGACAGAAACCGAACAAGACGTAAAAGTCACCCCACTGGTTGGTTTAGGTAAACGACGTAATATATTGAATCAACAGATAGTAAAGTTACTCGCGGCGGCTCAAAATGAAATCTTCATCTGTACTCCGTACTTTAACTTTCCTAAAGCGATTCACCGTGAAGTGAAACGTGCCATGAAACGCGGTGTTAAAGTCACTATTGTGGTCGGCGATAAGATAGCCAACGATTTCTATATTTCTCCTGAAGAAGATTTTAAGACCATTGGTGGCTTACCTTATCTTTATGAAGTGAACCTTCGTCGCTTCGCTAAAGCAAATGAAGCCAACATAGCAGCGCGAAAGCTATCGATTCACTTATGGAAGCACGACAATAACAGCTTTCACCTAAAAGGTATTTGGGTCGATAAACGATACATGCTGCTGACAGGCAATAACTTGAACCCTAGAGCGTGGTCGCTTGATCTAGAGAACGGCTTATTGATTCAAGATAACTACGCCCAACTTACTGACAAGTTCGAGGAAGAAGTTTCGCGAATCTTGGAACACACTCACTTAATCTGCACTTACAGACAGCTAGAAAAAGTCGAAGATTATCCGTTCGGTGTACAAAAGCTGGTAAGAAAAATCACTCGCCTTAAAGCCGATGGAGTATTAAAGCGCATTCTTTAA
- the tuf gene encoding elongation factor Tu — MSKEKFERTKPHVNVGTIGHVDHGKTTLTAAICTTLAKVYGGVAKDFASIDNAPEERERGITIATSHVEYDTPTRHYAHVDCPGHADYVKNMITGAAQMDGGILVVAATDGPMPQTREHILLGRQVGIPYIIVFMNKCDMVDDEELLELVEMEVRELLSEYDFPGDDLPVIQGSALGALNGEEQWEAKIVELAEALDSYIPEPERAVDLPFLMPIEDVFSIQGRGTVVTGRIERGILNVGDEVAIVGIKDTITTTCTGVEMFRKLLDEGRAGENVGALLRGTKRDEVERGQVLAKPGSITPHTKFESEVYVLSKDEGGRHTPFFKGYRPQFYFRTTDVTGDITLPEGVEMVMPGDNVQMTVELIAPIAMDEGLRFAIREGGRTVGAGVVAKIFD, encoded by the coding sequence ATGTCTAAAGAAAAATTTGAACGTACGAAACCGCACGTTAACGTTGGTACTATCGGCCACGTTGACCACGGTAAAACAACTCTAACTGCAGCTATCTGTACTACTCTTGCTAAAGTTTACGGCGGTGTAGCTAAAGACTTCGCATCTATCGATAACGCTCCAGAAGAGCGTGAGCGCGGTATCACAATCGCAACTTCTCACGTTGAGTACGACACTCCAACTCGTCACTACGCACACGTTGACTGTCCAGGACACGCGGACTACGTTAAAAACATGATCACTGGTGCTGCTCAGATGGACGGTGGTATCCTAGTTGTTGCTGCGACTGATGGCCCAATGCCTCAAACTCGTGAGCACATCCTACTAGGCCGTCAGGTTGGTATCCCATACATCATCGTATTCATGAACAAATGTGACATGGTTGACGATGAAGAGCTACTAGAACTAGTAGAAATGGAAGTTCGTGAACTTCTATCTGAGTACGATTTCCCAGGTGATGACCTACCAGTTATCCAAGGTTCTGCACTAGGCGCACTAAACGGCGAAGAGCAGTGGGAAGCGAAAATCGTTGAACTAGCTGAAGCGCTAGATTCATACATCCCAGAACCAGAGCGTGCAGTAGACCTACCGTTCCTAATGCCTATCGAAGACGTATTCTCGATCCAAGGCCGTGGTACTGTAGTAACTGGTCGTATCGAACGTGGTATCCTAAACGTAGGTGACGAAGTTGCTATCGTAGGTATCAAAGACACCATCACTACTACATGTACTGGTGTTGAAATGTTCCGTAAGCTTCTAGACGAAGGTCGTGCGGGTGAGAACGTTGGTGCACTTCTACGTGGTACTAAGCGTGACGAAGTAGAACGTGGTCAAGTACTAGCTAAGCCAGGTTCAATCACTCCACACACTAAATTCGAATCAGAAGTATACGTACTGTCTAAAGATGAAGGTGGTCGTCACACTCCATTCTTCAAAGGCTACCGTCCACAGTTCTACTTCCGTACAACTGACGTAACTGGTGACATCACGCTACCAGAAGGCGTAGAAATGGTAATGCCAGGCGACAACGTACAAATGACTGTTGAGCTAATCGCACCAATCGCAATGGACGAAGGTCTACGTTTCGCGATCCGTGAAGGTGGCCGTACAGTAGGTGCTGGTGTTGTTGCTAAGATCTTCGACTAA